The proteins below come from a single Drosophila miranda strain MSH22 chromosome Y unlocalized genomic scaffold, D.miranda_PacBio2.1 Contig_Y1_pilon, whole genome shotgun sequence genomic window:
- the LOC117191118 gene encoding guanylate kinase-associated protein mars-like: MQRHRELYKEQSLAFSPRNFNEQNRELQNAARAKQREDRFQSNRIISVSPTPVKRAAPIPPSEEPQPRLTYVAPHKENRKPELPQQQRNPTRDLYIKRFVDWKAARKEQTKNEQIARRGQKMLTYKTETLKPATNPQKEQENAPAFVPPKRHSLYVLAKKTQCTQTAAERKQPLATQLRTQGHPSRLRAQPAATMAKLQHAASRLQPVTVKTQTSNMKHQTSARNVQPATVKPAPSRALPLKPTAGPKPKAADLVVGPSANGVVHLPNVRTQPFEKPAVSKPTLKIPAVKPKPIQGGGGGGAAGKFKSTAVAKGPAIQNKLASQLSTRMKAKSNVSKYVGLQKNVRNRPELMRELVEAGTTELPLPPNTPLEEKISFPALATFTQCKTNNCSQEMIEALGEISNLSPVGPMSRHRDSKAKRKFDFSRYSLIKTAAEESLILDPYLAKDPDDKEQENSTLKAAAEQTPPRRISDEKPNYLSPYVSVSRGKVNSRCDREKPNSMYLPGEEYPVANRRALRSGLYFRIQLENEIRRLRDICSEWEAYSKENEAHLVETGGIDMINVAIGQTNLLSTKKLMQFSGLIDRCEAGATGKNHRPYDGSEETKPVQAEDLEGWWDMLRLQSENVDKRFDNLKRWKQNNWQDPDAVEESKIPAKPVAKPKSKLGNNLNAKPKVKASSNLMQLLRKAHAEMKKANADVVSADDAPQTPSRSSTQRVIVVRDRRSFSPARTVLRMSVGESRSSNGGNTLLKSAILAAAEQNALNHTPPPNKGRQSILKKPGTSKRESRGVIFSTKKNVRHFKFTYEEGTISDDEPFGGDKLEDCEEDMSIEASGETRSVDQGPAENEPQSAS, translated from the exons ATGCAGCGCCACAGGGAATTATATAAAGAGCAATCACTTGCTTTCAGCCCACGCAATTTCAATGAGCAGAACCGGGAACTCCAGAATGCGGCGCGTGCAAAACAGCGCGAGGATCGTTTTCAAAGCAACCGCATTATTAGTGTTAGTCCAACTCCCGTCAAGCGTGCGGCACCTATACCGCCCTCAGAGGAGCCGCAGCCACGCCTTACCTATGTCGCTCCTCATAAGGAGAATCGAAAACCAGAGCTGCctcagcagcagaggaacccCACCCGGGACCTTTACATAAAGCGCTTCGTGGATTGGAAGGCTGCCAGGAAGGAACAAACAAAGAACGAGCAAATTGCTCGTCGTGGTCAAAAGATGCTCACATATAAAACCGAAACACTTAAACCTGCGACAAACCCCCAGAAAGAGCAGGAGAACGCTCCGGCATTTGTGCCGCCAAAAAGGCACTCCTTATATGTTTTGGCAAAAAAAACTCAGTGTACGCAGACGGCAGCGGAGAGGAAACAACCTTTGGCAACCCAATTGCGTACCCAGGGTCATCCATCCAGATTGCGCGCTCAGCCTGCGGCAACCATGGCAAAGCTGCAACATGCAGCGTCGCGTCTTCAGCCGGTCACTGTGAAGACCCAAACATCAAACATGAAACATCAAACATCAGCAAGGAATGTCCAGCCAGCCACAGTGAAGCCTGCACCTTCACGTGCATTGCCCTTGAAGCCTACAGCAGGCCCAAAGCCCAAGGCAGCAGATTTGGTCGTTGGACCTTCTGCAAATGGGGTTGTTCATTTGCCAAATGTGAGGACGCAACCATTCGAAAAGCCGGCCGTGAGTAAGCCCACCTTAAAAATACCAGCAGTAAAACCAAAGCCCATTCAAGGAGGCGGCGGAGGGGGAGCTGCGGGAAAATTTAAGTCGACCGCAGTAGCAAAAGGGCCGGCAATACAAAACAAGCTTGCCAGCCAATTGTCGACCAGAATGAAGGCCAAGAGCAACGTCAGCAAGTACGTAGGTCTTCAAAAGAATGTTCGAAATCGGCCGGAGCTGATGAGAGAGTTGGTTGAGGCTGGGACCACTGAACTCCCACTGCCTCCCAATACGCCGCTGGAAGAGAAGATAAGTTTCCCTGCTCTGGCCACATTCACGCAGTGCAAGACGAACAATTGCAGTCAAGAAATGATAGAAGCCTTGGGTGAGATTTCAAATCTGAGTCCAGTGGGTCCAATGAGCAGACACCGAGATTCGAAAGCGAAGCGGAAATTTGACTTTTCTAGGTACTCTTTGATAAAAACGGCAGCTGAAGAGAGTTTGATCTTGGATCCATATCTGGCTAAGG ATCCAGATGATAAAGAACAAGAAAATTCTACTCTGAAGGCAGCTGCGGAGCAAACCCCTCCTCGCAGGATTTCCGATGAGAAGCCCAACTACTTAAGTCCATATGTGAGCGTCTCGCGCGGTAAAGTCAACTCTCGCTGTGATCGTGAGAAGCCAAACAGCATGTATTTGCCCGGTGAGGAGTATCCTGTTGCCAATCGGCGGGCCCTCCGGTCGGGGCTCTACTTTCGCATACAGCTGGAGAATGAGATTCGACGACTGCGAGATATCTGCAGCGAGTGGGAAGCCTATAGCAAGGAGAATGAGGCGCATCTGGTTGAGACGGGCGGCATAGATATGATCAATGTGGCCATTGGACAGACAAATTTGCTCTCTACCAAGAAATTGATGCAGTTCAGCGGTCTGATTGACCGTTGCGAGGCGGGAGCTACGGGCAAGAACCATCGACCCTACGATGGCAGCGAGGAGACGAAACCAGTCCAGGCAGAGGATCTGGAAGGGTGGTGGGACATGCTGCGACTCCAGAGTGAGAATGTTGACAAGCGCTTTGATAACTTGAAGCGATGGAAACAGAACAATTGGCAGGACCCCGATGCAGTTGAGGAATCGAAAATACCAGCCAAGCCTGTGGCCAAACCAAAGTCTAAGCTGGGCAACAATTTAAACGCTAAGCCCAAGGTCAAGGCCAGCAGTAACTTGATGCAATTACTCCGCAAGGCCCATGCTGAAATGAAAAAGGCTAATGCGGATGTGGTATCAGCGGACGATGCCCCGCAAACTCCATCTCGCAGCAGCACTCAGCGTGTGATCGTAGTACGCGACCGTCGGTCCTTCTCTCCTGCTCGCACCGTCCTGCGCATGTCTGTAGGCGAGAGCCGTTCTTCCAATGGTGGCAACACTCTGCTCAAGTCTGCTATATTGGCCGCAGCCGAACAAAACGCTCTTAATCATACCCCCCCTCCCAATAAGGGACGCCAGTCGATTCTGAAAAAACCAGGGACCAGCAAGCGTGAAAGTCGTGGAGTTATTTTCAGTACAAAGAAAAATGTACGGCACTTCAAATTCACCTACGAAGAAGGCACTATAAGCGATGATGAGCCCTTTGGCGGCGATAAGCTAGAGGATTGCGAGGAGGACATGTCGATCGAAGCTTCAGGGGAAACACGTTCCGTAGACCAGGGCCCAGCAGAAAATGAGCCGCAATCCGCGTCTTAG
- the LOC117191649 gene encoding probable methylcrotonoyl-CoA carboxylase beta chain, mitochondrial: MLRLKILLRNAVSTNLLRTQTRLLHVGEANVLPSEVDKQSAEYKDNASEMGKLVTELRNLTSQVLTGGGQKANDRHTSRGKLLARERINLLLDKGSPFLELSALAGHELYGEEVVNSGGIVTGVGRVCGTECVVVANDATVKGGSYYPITVKKHLRAQEVAQENRLPCIYLVDSGGANLPRQAEVFPDKLHFGSIFYNQANMSGHGIPQIAVVMGRCTAGGAYVPAMADESIIVKKQGTIFLAGRPLN; this comes from the exons ATGCTTAGGCTTAAAATATTGCTCAGAAATGCGGTATCAACGAACTTGCTCCGAACCCAGACACGTTTGCTCCACGTTGGCGAAGCGAATGTCTTGCCCAGCGAGGTGGACAAGCAATCGGCCGAATACAAG GACAATGCCAGCGAGATGGGGAAGCTTGTCACAGAGCTGCGCAACCTCACCAGCCAAGTGCTGACGGGTGGCGGTCAAAAGGCCAATGATAGGCACACCTCACGCGGCAAGCTGTTGGCCAGGGAACGCATCAATTTACTTCTGGATAAGGGTTCGCCTTTCCTGGAACTTAGTGCTCTGGCTGGTCACGAATTGTACGGGGAGGAAGTGGTCAATTCTGGCGGGATAGTAACTGGAGTGGGCCGGGTCTGCGG CACTGAATGTGTGGTCGTGGCCAACGATGCCACTGTCAAGGGTGGCAGCTACTACCCCATAACTGTGAAGAAGCATCTGCGTGCCCAAGAGGTTGCCCAGGAGAATAGACTGCCGTGCATTTATCTTGTGGACTCCGGTGGTGCCAATCTGCCGCGCCAGGCCGAGGTTTTCCCTGACAAACTGCACTTTGGGAGCATATTTTACAACCAGGCAAACATGTCGGGCCATGGCATTCCCCAAATTGCCGTTGTCATGGGAAGATGTACGGCCGGAGGAGCCTATGTCCCCGCCATGGCGGATGAGAGCATTATTGTGAAGAAACAAGGAACTATTTTCCTGGCTGGTCGTCCATTG AATTAA
- the LOC117191119 gene encoding guanylate kinase-associated protein mars-like, whose protein sequence is MQRHRELYKQQSLAFSPRNFNEQNRELQNAARAKQREDRFQSNRIISVSPTPVKRAAPIPPSEEAQPRLTYVAPPKENRKPELPQQQRNPTRDLYIKRFVDWKAARKEQTKNEQIARRGQKMLTYKTETLKPATNPQKEQENAPAFVPPKRHSLYVLAKKTQCTQTAAERKQPLATQLRTQGHPSRLRAQPAATMAKLQHATSRPQPVTVKTQTSNIKHQTSARNVQPATVKPAPSRALPLKPTAGPKPKAADLVVGPSANGVVHLPNVRTQPFEKPAVSKPTLKIPAVKPKPIQGGGGGGAAGKFKSTAVAKGPAIKNKLASQLSTRMKAKSNVSKYVGLQKNVRNRPELMRELVEAGTTELPLPPNTPLEEKISFPALATFTQCKTNNCSQEMIEALGEISNLSPVGPMSRHRDSKAKRKFDFSRYSLIKTAAEESLILDPYLAKDPDDKEQENSTLKAAAEQTPPRRISDEKPNYLSPYVSVSRGKVNSRCDREKPNSMYLPGEEYPVANRRALESVLYFRIQLENEIRRLRDICSEWEAYSKENEAHLVETGGIDMINVAIGQTNLLSTKKLMQFSGLIDRCEAGATGKNHRPYDGSEETKPVQAEDLEGWWDMLRLQSENVDKRFDNLKRWKQNNWQDPDAVEESKIPAKPVAKPKSKLGNNLNAKPKVKASSNLMQLLRKAHAEMKKAKADVVSADDAPQTPSRSSTQRVIVVRDRRSFSPARIVLRMSVGESRSSNGGSTLLKSAILAAAEQNALNHTPPPNKGRQSILKKPGTSKRESRGVIFSTKKNLQHFKFTYEEGTISDDEPFGGDKLEDCEEDMSIEASGETRSVDQGPAENEPQSAS, encoded by the exons ATGCAGCGCCACAGGGAATTATATAAACAGCAATCACTTGCTTTTAGCCCACGCAATTTCAATGAGCAGAACCGGGAACTCCAGAATGCGGCGCGTGCAAAACAGCGCGAGGATCGTTTTCAAAGCAACCGCATTATTAGTGTTAGTCCAACTCCCGTCAAGCGTGCGGCACCTATACCGCCCTCCGAGGAGGCGCAGCCACGCCTTACCTATGTCGCTCCTCCTAAGGAGAATCGAAAACCAGAGCTGCctcagcagcagaggaacccCACCCGGGACCTTTACATAAAGCGCTTCGTGGATTGGAAGGCTGCCAGGAAGGAACAAACAAAGAACGAGCAAATTGCTCGTCGTGGTCAAAAGATGCTCACATATAAAACCGAAACACTTAAACCTGCGACAAACCCCCAGAAAGAGCAGGAGAACGCTCCGGCATTTGTGCCGCCAAAAAGGCACTCCTTATATGTTTTGGCAAAAAAAACTCAGTGTACGCAGACGGCAGCGGAGAGGAAACAACCTTTGGCAACCCAATTGCGTACCCAGGGTCATCCATCCAGATTGCGCGCTCAGCCTGCGGCAACCATGGCAAAGCTGCAACATGCAACGTCGCGTCCTCAGCCGGTCACTGTGAAGACCCAAACATCAAACATTAAACATCAAACATCAGCAAGGAATGTCCAGCCAGCCACAGTGAAGCCTGCACCTTCACGTGCATTGCCCTTGAAGCCTACAGCAGGCCCAAAGCCCAAGGCAGCAGATTTGGTCGTTGGACCTTCTGCAAATGGGGTTGTTCATTTGCCAAATGTGAGGACGCAACCATTCGAAAAGCCGGCCGTGAGTAAGCCCACCTTAAAAATACCAGCAGTGAAACCAAAGCCCATTCAAGGAGGCGGCGGAGGGGGAGCTGCGGGAAAATTTAAGTCGACCGCAGTAGCAAAAGGGCCGGCAATAAAAAACAAGCTTGCCAGCCAATTGTCGACCAGAATGAAGGCCAAGAGCAACGTCAGCAAGTACGTAGGTCTTCAAAAGAATGTTCGAAATCGGCCGGAGCTGATGAGAGAGTTGGTTGAGGCTGGGACCACTGAACTCCCACTGCCTCCCAATACGCCGCTGGAAGAGAAGATAAGTTTCCCTGCTCTGGCCACATTCACGCAGTGCAAGACGAACAATTGCAGTCAAGAAATGATAGAAGCCTTGGGTGAGATTTCAAATCTGAGTCCAGTGGGTCCAATGAGCAGACACCGAGATTCGAAAGCGAAGCGGAAATTTGACTTTTCTAGGTACTCTTTGATAAAAACGGCAGCTGAAGAGAGTTTGATCTTGGATCCATATCTGGCTAAGG ATCCAGATGATAAAGAACAAGAAAATTCTACTCTGAAGGCAGCTGCGGAGCAAACCCCTCCTCGCAGGATTTCCGATGAGAAGCCCAACTACTTAAGTCCATATGTGAGCGTCTCGCGCGGTAAAGTCAACTCTCGCTGTGATCGTGAGAAGCCAAACAGCATGTATTTGCCCGGTGAGGAGTATCCTGTTGCCAATCGGCGGGCCCTCGAGTCGGTGCTCTACTTTCGCATACAGCTGGAGAATGAGATTCGACGACTGCGAGATATCTGCAGCGAGTGGGAAGCCTATAGCAAGGAGAATGAGGCGCATCTGGTTGAGACGGGCGGCATAGATATGATCAATGTGGCCATTGGACAGACAAATTTGCTCTCTACCAAGAAATTGATGCAGTTCAGCGGTCTGATTGACCGTTGCGAGGCGGGAGCTACGGGCAAGAACCATCGACCCTACGATGGCAGCGAGGAGACGAAACCAGTCCAGGCAGAGGATCTGGAAGGGTGGTGGGACATGCTGCGACTCCAGAGTGAGAATGTTGACAAGCGCTTTGATAACTTGAAGCGATGGAAACAGAACAATTGGCAGGACCCCGATGCAGTTGAGGAATCGAAAATACCAGCCAAGCCTGTGGCCAAACCAAAGTCTAAGCTGGGCAACAATTTAAACGCTAAGCCCAAGGTCAAGGCCAGCAGTAACTTGATGCAATTACTCCGCAAGGCCCATGCTGAAATGAAAAAGGCTAAGGCGGATGTGGTATCAGCGGACGATGCCCCGCAAACTCCATCTCGCAGCAGCACTCAGCGTGTGATCGTAGTACGCGACCGTCGGTCCTTCTCTCCTGCTCGCATCGTCCTGCGCATGTCTGTAGGCGAGAGCCGTTCTTCCAATGGTGGCAGCACTCTTCTCAAGTCTGCTATATTGGCCGCAGCCGAACAAAACGCTCTTAATCATACCCCCCCTCCCAATAAGGGACGCCAGTCGATTCTGAAAAAACCAGGGACCAGCAAGCGTGAAAGTCGTGGAGTTATTTTCAGTACAAAGAAAAATTTACAGCACTTCAAATTCACCTACGAAGAAGGCACTATTAGCGATGATGAGCCCTTTGGCGGCGATAAGCTAGAGGATTGCGAGGAGGACATGTCGATCGAAGCTTCAGGGGAAACACGTTCCGTAGACCAGGGCCCAGCAGAAAATGAGCCGCAATCCGCGTCTTAG